The Mycobacteriales bacterium region CGCTTCGGCGCCGTCATCGGGACCGCCCCGCGCACGAGGTCGCCCCCGCCCGGCGAGGCCGGACGGGGGCGGTTGCCTGCGTCATGCTCAGCTGACGCCGGCCGGCTCGGGCTCCGGCGTCGCCGCCGGGGCCTCGTCCTTGACCGGGATCAGGCTGATCTTGCCGCGGTTGTCGATGTCGGTGATCTCGACCTGCAGCTTGTCGCCGACCTTGACCACGTCCTCGACCTTGCCGATCCGCTTG contains the following coding sequences:
- a CDS encoding S1 RNA-binding domain-containing protein codes for the protein KIGERFLGTVVKTAAFGAFVSLLPGRDGLVHISKLGNGKRIGKVEDVVKVGDKLQVEITDIDNRGKISLIPVKDEAPAATPEPEPAGVS